A genomic segment from Candidatus Thermoplasmatota archaeon encodes:
- a CDS encoding tetratricopeptide repeat protein, whose product MRTCPYCKAAVPDYATVCSKCWKTVEVPVKEKKEVTLMTKEDLDKALKQDISVLALPRIFELDTYVRLDQTQRKAVENLSSKLKDAIMQFGEEALGTESYLTLGNAALAVVDYNRALEYFNLVTKLDRANKEAWHNKGIALYKLSKYSEAVKCFDEALAIDNSIAASWYCKGLALIYQGKLQEGTRCYERAIKLDPNLMKRAKWGK is encoded by the coding sequence ATGAGAACATGCCCTTATTGTAAAGCAGCTGTGCCTGACTATGCTACCGTATGCTCAAAATGCTGGAAGACTGTAGAAGTGCCGGTTAAAGAGAAAAAAGAAGTAACACTAATGACAAAAGAAGATTTGGATAAAGCGCTGAAGCAAGATATCTCAGTGCTAGCACTTCCTAGAATATTCGAGCTAGACACTTACGTAAGGCTGGACCAAACTCAAAGAAAAGCAGTTGAAAATTTAAGTTCAAAATTAAAAGATGCAATAATGCAGTTTGGCGAAGAAGCGCTTGGCACAGAGAGCTATTTGACATTAGGAAATGCAGCTCTTGCAGTCGTAGACTATAATAGAGCTTTGGAATATTTTAATTTAGTGACAAAACTTGATAGAGCCAACAAAGAAGCTTGGCATAATAAAGGAATAGCTCTTTACAAGCTTAGCAAATACAGCGAGGCTGTAAAGTGCTTTGATGAAGCTTTGGCTATAGATAATAGTATTGCAGCTAGCTGGTATTGTAAAGGTTTAGCGCTCATCTATCAAGGCAAACTTCAAGAAGGTACTAGATGCTATGAAAGGGCTATAAAGCTGGACCCTAATTTAATGAAAAGAGCTAAATGGGGTAAATGA